In Tachyglossus aculeatus isolate mTacAcu1 chromosome 25, mTacAcu1.pri, whole genome shotgun sequence, the sequence TGGGTCACTAGGGGAAAGTCAGTGGTATTGGCTGGTCTGTGTGGGGTCATAGGCAGGGAGAGTcagattggagagggaagagtcaggggtgttggatgtttCTTGCTGGGAcattgggagagtcagggatggagaggggagatttaGGGGTGTTGAATGGTTTGTTCTGGATCACTAGGGCATTGTCAGGGATgtagatgggagagtcaggggtcttgAAGGGTCTGTTCTAGTTCCCTGGGCTGACAGtctgggtggagagagagagagtgatacCTTGCTGGGTCACTGAGAGAGGGTGATACCTGCCCTTGGGTTTCTAGGGTTTCGTTATACCCATGGAGACCCATACTGGGTCACTGTGAGAAGGTGGTGATATCACAACCTTGTCCATCTAGAAAGTCAGAAAGATGTGAAGCCCAGGTTCCTGAACTTCCCCTGCCCTGATACTGTCCTGGCACTCCTTGGAGGCAGTGGTGATCTCAGAAGGTCTCTGCCCTCTTGGTCAGTATCACCATTTTGGAGGAGTCTCacactggagggagaggaggtgatcTTCAGGGGAAACAAAGAATGGTGagaaccgtgtgtgtgtgtgtgtgtgtgtgtgagaataaATAACAGTGTCCCTAGTTCTCAAAGAAAATGCCACCGACCGTGAAATTCCCCAAGGTGGTTGGAAATAGCCCTGTGCGAGACCACAGTTCGGTAAGTAATTGGAAGAGATTCAGGGACCCTACGATAATGTGTGATGGGAGAGTTTGTCAGGATGACCAGAGAGAGGTTCCTGGTAGGTTGAAGGGAACTGGGCTGGCACTAGTGGATATAACTGGGGGATTCTGTTGGATAGAATCTTTGCccgcctgccccctcctccctgccccctgccccagctcctcaGATATCTCCTTCAAGTTCTCATAATCTTCTTCAGAGGTTCAGCCTCCagggtgaggtgggtgggggtggggagagtggatgtacaagagaagcagcatggcttagtggaaagagcacgggcttgggagtcagaggtcgtgggttctaatcccaactctgccacttgtcagccgtgtgactttgggccagtcacttaacttctctgtgcctcagttacttcgtccgtaaaatggggattaagactgtgagccccacatgggacaacctgattacctcgtatctaccccaatgctcagaacagtgcttggcacatagtaagcgcttaacaaataccattattattattattattattgttatcattattacactgtGGGGAGCAGGGGTCTAATTCCTTCTTCTAACTTCTGTGGGCTGGAAGGCTACCTCTTGCTTTCAGGGGAAGAGTGTTCCCCTGCACCCCTCCGGGATCTGTCTGGCTCCAGGCAAATTGTCCTCCTGCCAACATCCCAACACCTCCGGGTCTCATTGGAGCACTCGAAATTGAGGGTGAATTTGTGACTAATCCAACTTATCCAGTTCCCAGTGTGACCTAGATGAGTCCCATTGGCTTTCCCAGGAAGCAGTGCTAGCAGGTGTTTGGGAGCTCTCCCCTCAGCCGAGTCCCAGCCCTCTCCACTCATCACGCATCGTGGGCCCAGCCTCTccgtgggcaggggtggggagggaactcAGCCAGGTTCCATGTTCTCAAGGGGCTTTGGGATCGGTGAATTCATCTGTCCCAGGACACTTCAGCTCAAGGCAGCGGGGCCTCTTTTGGGTCTGGGTCTGTCCTCtgtgccttccctcttcacatgtctctctctttctccctctctcccttctctgggcctctccatCTGCACATCACCCccagccatttccccttttatccCCATCCTGGCCTTTGGCTAGCTGGaagaaatggcctagtggaaagagcatgggcctgggaatcaaaagatctgggttctaatgctgcctcacctgtaaagtggggattcagaagcTGAGCCCtatatgcgacagggactgtgtctaactcaattaccttgtatctaccccagtgcttagtacagtgcttggcacatagtaaacaattaacaaatgccagttattatactaagcacttaacaaataccattgttattattacaaggccgCGACCTCATAGGATCCCCCATGGGGTTGGACAGCCCTTCCATGGCACCCAGAAAGTCAGTCAGTAAGCTTCCGGGAGGTTTATTCATCCTCTACACCCAACAGAGTAACCGTTTCTTCCGGAATGCCCAGTGGGACCCAGTTTGGCGAGAAGAAGTTTCATTAGGAGAACACAGCTGACGAGATGATGGATCTGAGCTTGGAGAATGCCAGCCTGCCAGCcttggcctgggtggggagagtcatgccTCATGCCTTCTCGTAGACTCTAGTGGAGGTGACGCCTTTCATGATACATTCCTGGAAAAGAGAAACTTGCTTGGAACTTCTAAATAAGATCACACTTGGGCTGGAGCCAGATGTTAGAACTGGGAAATGgtttcatctcctcctgcccacaTCTGAGTCGGTAAAGCGGGCGTGCTGAGGTGAGCCGAGGGGCAAGAGGAGCCCCcactggagatggggaagagattgGCCGTTCTAGGCTAGAAAGGATTCTTCAGTCCCCCGGCCACGGCCTGCCACCTTGTCACAAAGTGTAATGTTCAAGGGCTTGTGCTCCCTCAGTGCCTGAGGAGCTCAATAGGGTCAGTGCCAACGTTCATGCCAAGGAACCCCCCTACTTGCCACTAGAGGGTAAAGTGGCCAGATTTAGTTATCCTCTCCACTCACCTCTGAAGCTCAAGCATCATTTTATGTTGGGGTTCACCTTCCCCGGCTTCAGTCACTGGGAAAGATTACTCCCCAGCTCACCGGGCCCGGATCTGAGTCCGGGATAGGTGTCCCCTAACCAGGTCATTTGGCTGCATCCATGGGGGCCTTGGAGACTCCACCAATAGGTGGACCATGGGGGTCTCTGGCTCCTGGTGTTTACAGGGTCACTGAGTTGGAAATGACTCACCAAGCTCatcctagactgtaacctcattgtgggcagggaatgcatctgttatatttttataccatactgtcctaagtgcttagtacagtgctctgcacacagtaagcgctcaataaatacgattgaccgactgaccccCCGATTCACTATCCTCTGACTCACCACCCACCATTCACCATCCCCTGACTCACCACAACAAGTTTTCCATCCACCAACTTTCTCTTGATCGTGGTCGACTTTCCATCCCATTTCTGCACTTGAACCAGCTCACCTCCGTCAAGGGTTATGACACTCTGCCCGGATCAAGAAAGAAAAGTGACGCGGTTCCACCACCCACAGAGGTGCTGGCCTGGAAGTGGAGCCAGAGAGCCTCCAGCCTCATTGGCTCATTTTCCCCTAAATGGCAGAGTCTGAAGACGGTGACTCTGTGAAATCCATCTTCTCTCCTGTCCCCTATCCCCTCTCCATTCTTTTTTGTCTCGCTCCCCTTGGCtccactcctccccttcccctcctctcctttctcctctcctcttctctcccctccttccctctctcctccccgactcttcctctccattttctgTCCTTTCAGGAAACCTGATTTTtaccttgactttcctgtcatcCGCAGTGATTTCATCAAACTCCTGGCCCAACGTGAATGAGAGTTCGGTGTTTTTAAAGGTGCTTTCCGACTTGATGGTGATGACATCGCCTTCGATGCTGATGGTTGTGCTGGGTTTGGCCATGCCTGCCATTTTCCTTGTGGCAAAACCCACTCCTACCGTTCGGAGATGAGAACAGGTAtggtttagtagtagtagtaacaatgataataatgaatgtggtgtttgtttagcacttagtatgagccagacactctactaagtgcaggggtagatgcaagtttatcaggttggacgcaatccttgtcctcacatggggctcacagtctcaattcccattttacagatgaggtaactgaggcacagagaagtgaagtgacaaggtcacacagcaggcaagtggcagaaccgggattagaacctatgaccttctgactcccaagcccgtgctctatccactaagccatgctacttctcccagtGCTGGCTGTCAGGTCTGTTCCCACGATTTGAATTTCTTCCATCCCTATACACTCCCTGTGCTATGTGagatgtgtgtgtacatgtgtgtaatTTCTAAGGATGGTCAAAGGATGCCTGGAAGAAGGTGCCTTTTGGCTACCAAAAGCACAACCCAGGCTTCTGTCTGGGAGGCTGGGATGAGAGGGGTGCAGGCCCAGGAATTAGGGGAATTGGGAGGTCTCTAcaaggagctggggaggagaggatgtgaTGTATGAGTCTTCTTTGGGAGAGAATTGATCTGGCTAGGATAGACGCTGGGATGGAGGAGGCAGGGCCCTGCTGTCTGCCGTGAGATGtcagcctcctcctctacctgaatccctcccacccccaacacctcTGTCTCTTCCCTAAGAGGGTTGAAATCCTGCTGATGACTTGAAACAGACAAAATCACCTTTCGAATTCACCTGGAAGTCATTCCATGAGTGACCCTTAGCCTGACATGGAGGTTTagtgacagagagacacacagagagagacagacagaaacagaggtagaaacagagacagagagaaaaagagagagagagagtcaggtgggtggcagggagtctctgccattgccactgctgctgctccaTTGGGCACTTTAATGGTGCTAAGGGGTCAGGTCGACTGCCCACATATAGGTGGGGGGGTACAGATGCAGTTCAGGCTGGCACCTGCACTTGCTGCTATGGCTGTCCTGCTTCCAATGCATCAGTCAGTGGGTACAGGGGAGGCACCAGATGGGGGCTGGGCTCCATCTCCTCCCATGCATTGATTACATTGTTGCAGGATTAGCTAATCCCCATGAAGGGCTTTGTTTTCCTCCAAGAGTTTGCCACAGAATTTTATGTCCAAAAATGATTTTGAGAAAAGTCCCTCAATGCTTACGGGGCCAGAGTCCTGGCCT encodes:
- the LOC119945455 gene encoding fatty acid-binding protein, adipocyte gives rise to the protein MCEAFVGSWKLVSSENFDEYMKEVGVGFATRKMAGMAKPSTTISIEGDVITIKSESTFKNTELSFTLGQEFDEITADDRKVKSVITLDGGELVQVQKWDGKSTTIKRKLVDGKLVVECIMKGVTSTRVYEKA